One stretch of Lysobacter sp. KIS68-7 DNA includes these proteins:
- a CDS encoding DUF4156 domain-containing protein produces MRPSFACAIAVLTIAATSCTWVHMTEGASAVKVVTGPPAGCEKRGEVEVSVKNSVAFYDRNALRVQDELETLARNEAPGLGADAVQALAPPKDGAQRYAAWKCGVARR; encoded by the coding sequence ATGCGCCCCTCGTTCGCCTGTGCCATCGCCGTGCTCACCATCGCTGCAACGTCCTGCACCTGGGTCCACATGACCGAGGGTGCGAGCGCGGTCAAAGTAGTGACCGGCCCGCCCGCGGGTTGCGAGAAGCGCGGCGAGGTCGAGGTCTCGGTGAAGAACAGCGTGGCCTTCTACGACCGCAATGCGCTTCGCGTGCAGGACGAACTCGAGACGCTCGCCCGCAACGAGGCGCCCGGCCTCGGCGCCGACGCGGTCCAGGCGCTGGCGCCGCCCAAGGACGGCGCCCAGCGCTACGCGGCCTGGAAGTGCGGCGTGGCCAGGCGCTGA
- a CDS encoding 3-oxoacyl-ACP synthase III — protein sequence MLFQHVAIAGLAHVDAPRRLSSDELNERLKPTLDRLGIKTDVLKDVAGIHARRLWDEGMQASDAATLAGVKALADAGIDPDKVGLLVNTSVSRDYLEPSTASIVSGNLGLPDTCQNFDVANACLAFLNGMDIASRMIERGEIDYALVVDGETANLAYEKTVERLLRVETTEEEFKNELATLTLGSGAAAMVLARAELAPGAPRYKGGVTRAATEWNKLCRGNLDRMVTDTRMLLIEGIKLAKKTWIAAKQALGWVADEMDEFVIHQVSQVHTAAFVKAFGINPKKVLTIFNEHGNIGPASVPIVLSKLREMGRLKKGSRIALLGIGSGLNCSMVEVVW from the coding sequence ATGTTGTTCCAACACGTCGCCATCGCCGGCCTCGCCCACGTCGACGCGCCGCGTCGATTGAGCTCGGATGAACTCAACGAACGCCTGAAGCCCACGCTTGATCGCCTCGGCATCAAGACCGATGTGCTCAAGGACGTTGCGGGCATCCATGCGCGTCGTCTCTGGGACGAAGGCATGCAGGCGTCCGACGCGGCGACGCTCGCCGGCGTCAAGGCGCTCGCCGATGCCGGCATCGATCCGGACAAGGTCGGCCTGCTGGTCAACACCTCGGTGAGCCGCGATTACCTCGAGCCGTCGACGGCGTCGATCGTGAGCGGCAACCTCGGCCTGCCCGACACCTGCCAGAACTTCGACGTGGCCAACGCGTGCCTGGCGTTCCTCAACGGCATGGACATCGCCAGCCGCATGATCGAACGCGGCGAGATCGACTACGCGCTCGTCGTGGACGGCGAAACCGCCAATCTTGCGTACGAAAAGACCGTCGAACGCCTGCTGCGCGTCGAAACGACGGAAGAAGAATTCAAGAACGAACTCGCCACGCTGACGCTGGGCTCCGGCGCCGCCGCGATGGTGCTCGCGCGCGCCGAACTCGCACCGGGCGCGCCGCGCTACAAGGGCGGCGTCACGCGCGCGGCGACCGAGTGGAACAAGCTGTGCCGCGGCAACCTCGACCGCATGGTCACCGACACGCGCATGCTGCTGATCGAAGGCATCAAGCTCGCGAAGAAGACCTGGATCGCCGCCAAGCAGGCGCTGGGTTGGGTGGCCGACGAGATGGACGAGTTCGTGATCCACCAGGTCAGCCAGGTGCACACGGCCGCGTTCGTGAAGGCCTTCGGCATCAATCCGAAGAAGGTCCTGACCATCTTCAACGAGCACGGCAACATCGGTCCGGCCTCGGTGCCGATCGTGCTGTCGAAGCTGCGCGAGATGGGCCGTCTGAAGAAGGGCAGCCGCATCGCGCTGCTCGGCATCGGCTCGGGGTTGAACTGCTCGATGGTCGAAGTGGTTTGGTAA
- a CDS encoding alpha/beta fold hydrolase produces the protein MVSGSTRGFPDYPFDPQRIQVRPGIALSYLDEGPRDGEVVVMLHGNPSWSYYWRHLVLGLRDRYRCIVPDHVGMGLSDKPDDAAYRYTLQSRVDDLDTLLDKLGIDGPVTLAVHDWGGMIGMGWAMRHAGRVKRWVVLNTAMFTLPEAKPMPWQLSLGRDLKIGGLLVRGFNAFSGLASYWGVERRMPADVRRAYVAPYDNWRNRISTLRFMQDIPLREGDPAWELVSAAGRALPSFADRPAFLGWGLRDFVFDKHCLDAMTRAWPQAEVTAFDDANHYVLEDKHEVLVPAIRTFLEHHPLAA, from the coding sequence TTGGTAAGCGGAAGCACCCGCGGGTTTCCCGACTATCCGTTCGACCCGCAGCGGATCCAGGTCCGCCCCGGCATTGCGCTGTCGTACCTGGACGAAGGTCCGCGCGACGGCGAGGTGGTCGTGATGCTCCACGGCAATCCGTCGTGGAGCTATTACTGGCGGCATCTCGTGCTCGGCCTGCGCGATCGCTATCGCTGCATCGTGCCCGACCACGTGGGCATGGGCCTGTCCGACAAGCCCGACGATGCGGCGTATCGCTACACGCTGCAATCGCGCGTGGACGACCTGGACACGCTGCTCGACAAGCTCGGCATCGATGGTCCGGTTACGCTGGCCGTGCACGATTGGGGCGGCATGATCGGCATGGGTTGGGCGATGCGCCACGCCGGGCGCGTGAAGCGATGGGTGGTGCTCAACACCGCGATGTTCACGCTGCCCGAAGCCAAGCCGATGCCATGGCAGTTGTCGCTCGGGCGTGATCTCAAGATCGGTGGCCTGCTGGTGCGCGGATTCAATGCGTTCTCCGGCCTCGCGTCGTACTGGGGTGTCGAGCGCCGCATGCCGGCCGACGTGCGCCGTGCGTATGTCGCGCCTTACGACAACTGGCGCAATCGCATCTCCACGCTGCGCTTCATGCAGGACATCCCGCTGCGCGAAGGCGACCCCGCGTGGGAGTTGGTGTCCGCCGCGGGTCGTGCGTTGCCGTCGTTCGCCGATCGCCCGGCCTTCCTGGGCTGGGGCCTGCGCGATTTCGTGTTCGACAAGCACTGCCTCGATGCGATGACGCGCGCATGGCCGCAGGCCGAGGTCACCGCGTTCGACGACGCGAACCATTACGTGCTCGAAGACAAGCATGAAGTCCTCGTGCCCGCGATTCGCACCTTCCTCGAGCACCATCCGCTGGCGGCCTGA
- the oleC gene encoding olefin beta-lactone synthetase — protein MMDACNIAASLPRLAREHPDQVAMRCPGRNGRYDVALTYADLDRRSDAIAAGLARRGIVRGTRTVVMVRPTPEFFLLMFALFKAGAVPVLVDPGIDKRALRQCLQEAEPEAFIGIPLAQFARTLLRWAPSARVRITTGRRALFTDATLADIEREGANAGPQLADTAPDDVAGILFTSGSTGVPKGVMYRHRHFVAQIEMLRAAFGLEAGGVDLPTFPPFALFDPALGVTSIIPDMDPTRPARANPRRLLQAIERFGVTQLFGSPALVAVLARHGAHLPTVKRVLSAGAPVPPDVVARMRELLPQDAQLWTPYGATECLPVSVIEGRELQSTREATERGAGTCVGRPVPPNEVRIIRIDDGAIDTWSDALLVTPGHVGEITVAGPTATDTYFRRDAATALSKIRERRDDGSERIVHRMGDLGWFDTDGRLWFCGRKTQRVVVDADTTLCTEQIEPVFNTHPRVKRTALVGVGAPGAQVPVLCYELADPREKSDIEDELRHIGEGFVHTAKVRHFLRHPGFPVDIRHNAKIGREKLAAWAAKGLKE, from the coding sequence CTGATGGACGCCTGCAACATCGCCGCGAGCCTGCCGCGCCTGGCGCGCGAGCACCCCGACCAGGTTGCGATGCGTTGCCCGGGCCGGAACGGCCGTTACGACGTGGCGCTGACCTACGCGGACCTGGACCGCCGCAGCGACGCGATCGCCGCGGGCCTGGCGCGCCGCGGCATCGTGCGCGGCACGCGCACAGTGGTGATGGTGCGGCCGACGCCCGAGTTCTTCCTGCTGATGTTCGCCTTGTTCAAGGCGGGCGCGGTGCCGGTGCTGGTGGATCCGGGCATCGACAAGCGCGCGCTGCGGCAATGCCTGCAGGAGGCGGAGCCCGAGGCGTTCATCGGTATTCCGCTCGCGCAGTTCGCGCGCACGCTGTTGCGCTGGGCGCCATCGGCGCGCGTGCGCATCACGACGGGGCGTCGCGCGCTGTTCACCGATGCGACGCTGGCGGACATTGAACGCGAGGGCGCGAACGCCGGTCCGCAACTCGCCGACACGGCCCCCGATGACGTCGCGGGCATCCTGTTCACCAGCGGCTCCACCGGCGTGCCGAAGGGCGTGATGTATCGCCATCGCCACTTCGTCGCGCAGATCGAGATGCTGCGCGCGGCCTTCGGGCTCGAAGCGGGCGGCGTGGATCTCCCGACGTTCCCGCCGTTCGCGCTGTTCGACCCCGCGCTTGGCGTCACTTCGATCATCCCCGACATGGATCCGACGCGGCCCGCGCGCGCGAATCCGCGTCGCCTGCTGCAGGCCATCGAGCGTTTCGGCGTCACCCAACTGTTCGGTTCACCCGCGCTGGTTGCGGTGCTCGCGCGCCATGGCGCGCACCTGCCGACGGTGAAGCGCGTGTTGTCCGCGGGCGCGCCGGTGCCCCCCGATGTCGTGGCCCGCATGCGCGAACTGCTGCCGCAGGATGCGCAACTGTGGACGCCTTATGGCGCCACCGAATGCCTGCCCGTCAGCGTCATCGAAGGCCGCGAACTGCAGAGCACGCGCGAGGCCACCGAGCGTGGTGCGGGCACCTGCGTCGGCCGCCCCGTGCCGCCCAACGAGGTGCGCATCATCCGCATCGACGACGGTGCGATCGACACATGGTCCGACGCGTTGCTTGTCACGCCCGGCCATGTCGGCGAAATCACCGTCGCCGGTCCCACGGCAACGGATACCTACTTCCGCCGCGACGCCGCCACCGCGCTGTCCAAGATCCGCGAACGTCGCGACGACGGCAGCGAGCGCATCGTGCATCGCATGGGCGACCTCGGCTGGTTCGATACGGACGGGCGGTTGTGGTTCTGCGGACGCAAGACGCAGCGCGTGGTGGTGGATGCCGACACGACGCTGTGTACCGAACAGATCGAACCGGTCTTCAACACGCACCCGCGCGTGAAGCGCACGGCGCTGGTGGGCGTCGGCGCACCGGGCGCGCAGGTGCCGGTGCTCTGCTATGAGCTGGCGGACCCGCGCGAGAAGTCCGACATCGAAGACGAACTGCGCCACATCGGCGAAGGCTTCGTGCACACCGCGAAGGTCCGCCACTTCCTGCGCCATCCCGGCTTCCCCGTCGACATCCGCCACAACGCGAAGATCGGACGTGAGAAGCTGGCGGCGTGGGCGGCAAAGGGTCTGAAGGAATGA
- the oleD gene encoding 2-alkyl-3-oxoalkanoate reductase, producing the protein MKVLVTGGGGFLGQAICRNLVERGFEVVSFNRGTYPALDAIGVRQVQGDLAERDAVVAAAKGVGAIFHNAAKAGAWGSYESYHRANVLGTRHVIDACRTHDIGRLVYTSTPSVTHRATHPVEGGTADTVPYGSGFKAHYATTKTIAEQEVLQANGDTLATVALRPRLIWGPGDNQLVPRLADRARKGRLRIVGDGTNLIDTTYIDNAAQAHIDAFHHLVPGAACAGRAYFISNGEPMQARTLVNALLRAVGAPPVEQHLSFRTAYAIGALCEAAWTVLPLRGEPPLTRFLAEQLATAHWYDMGPATRDFGYVPKVTIAQGLHHLAEAHAASR; encoded by the coding sequence ATGAAAGTCCTGGTGACCGGCGGTGGTGGTTTCCTCGGCCAGGCGATCTGTCGCAACCTGGTCGAACGCGGGTTCGAGGTCGTGAGTTTCAATCGCGGCACGTATCCGGCGCTGGATGCCATCGGCGTGCGCCAGGTGCAGGGCGACCTCGCCGAACGCGATGCCGTCGTCGCTGCGGCGAAGGGCGTCGGCGCGATCTTCCACAACGCCGCGAAGGCCGGTGCCTGGGGCAGCTACGAGAGCTACCACCGCGCGAACGTGCTGGGCACGCGCCATGTCATCGACGCATGCCGCACGCACGACATCGGCCGATTGGTCTACACCTCCACGCCGAGCGTGACCCATCGCGCCACGCATCCGGTCGAAGGCGGCACCGCCGACACCGTGCCCTACGGTTCCGGCTTCAAGGCGCATTACGCGACGACCAAGACCATCGCCGAACAGGAAGTCCTGCAGGCGAATGGCGACACGCTCGCCACCGTTGCGTTGCGCCCGCGCCTGATCTGGGGCCCCGGTGACAACCAGCTCGTGCCCCGCCTGGCCGATCGCGCGCGCAAGGGCCGCCTGCGCATCGTCGGCGACGGCACCAACCTCATCGACACCACCTACATCGACAACGCCGCGCAGGCGCACATCGATGCGTTCCACCACCTCGTTCCGGGCGCGGCCTGCGCCGGGCGCGCGTACTTCATCAGCAACGGCGAACCGATGCAGGCGCGCACGCTGGTCAATGCGCTGCTGCGTGCAGTGGGCGCACCGCCGGTGGAGCAACACCTCTCGTTCCGCACCGCCTATGCGATCGGCGCGCTCTGCGAGGCCGCCTGGACGGTGCTGCCCCTGCGCGGCGAGCCGCCGCTGACCCGCTTCCTCGCCGAGCAACTCGCCACCGCGCACTGGTACGACATGGGCCCGGCCACGCGCGACTTCGGCTACGTCCCCAAGGTCACCATCGCCCAGGGCCTGCACCATCTCGCCGAAGCACACGCCGCGTCCCGCTAG
- a CDS encoding SCP2 sterol-binding domain-containing protein, with the protein MTAASSHRSDPGSPFQWKVHAGRALEAALNRALALDPDTRAALKALDGRRIALAVESPPLALQITVEGERLVVGPVDDAREPDLGVRATLGGLLSQLPFFKRDDAPPVGRVRVAGDADLARRLQRMAERFDPDWQKPFVVVFGEVIGVQVAKGVAAALREAKSAGQGAAESAAEFLTEESRDVVAKDELHAFCDDVDTLRDDTERLAARVARLQRGARA; encoded by the coding sequence ATGACCGCGGCCTCCTCCCATCGCAGCGACCCGGGCTCGCCCTTCCAGTGGAAGGTCCACGCCGGCCGTGCGCTCGAAGCCGCGCTCAACCGCGCGCTCGCGCTCGATCCCGATACGCGCGCGGCACTGAAGGCGCTCGACGGCCGCCGCATCGCGCTTGCCGTGGAATCGCCGCCGCTCGCGCTGCAGATCACCGTCGAGGGCGAACGCCTGGTCGTCGGCCCCGTCGACGATGCGCGCGAACCCGACCTCGGCGTGCGCGCCACGCTCGGTGGCCTGCTTTCGCAACTGCCCTTCTTCAAGCGCGACGATGCGCCGCCCGTCGGGCGCGTGCGCGTCGCCGGCGATGCGGACCTCGCGCGTCGCCTGCAACGCATGGCCGAACGCTTCGATCCGGATTGGCAGAAACCCTTCGTCGTCGTGTTCGGTGAGGTGATCGGCGTGCAGGTCGCCAAGGGCGTCGCCGCTGCGCTGCGCGAAGCGAAGAGCGCGGGGCAGGGCGCGGCCGAAAGCGCCGCCGAGTTCCTCACCGAGGAATCGCGCGACGTCGTCGCCAAGGACGAACTGCACGCCTTCTGCGACGACGTGGACACACTGCGCGACGACACCGAACGCCTCGCCGCGCGCGTGGCGCGCCTGCAACGCGGGGCGCGCGCGTGA
- the ubiB gene encoding ubiquinone biosynthesis regulatory protein kinase UbiB — protein MTPVLRAARIGRVLLRYRLDDLLDDTPVEPWLRLMRPFVPSASREIAAQSRGARLRLALQELGPIFVKFGQILSTRRDLVPPDIAQELTLLQDRVAPFDGNMARTLVEQSLARPIDVAFASFDTTPLASASIAQVHAATLHPVGDAPPREVVVKVLRPGIDKQISADVALLKSMAALVDRTHPSADKIRPREIVAEIENTLAAELDLQREAANASVLRRNWLDSKDLYVPEPIWSHTAERALTMERVRGIPSDDIAALDAAGIDRKALAAKGVRVFYTQVFRDNFFHADAHAGNIWVDSERKTDPRFIALDFGIMGQLSSEDQYYLAENFMAIFNRDYRRIAELHVQAGWMPSHIRIDELEAAARAVCEPYFTRPLSEISLAEVLMKLFRTAQRYELTLQPQLILLQKTLLNIEGVGRQLDPNIDIWAVARPVLERILVERYSPQQLAAEFRKRLPEMVTRAPEMPRLLHAWLTQQVEGKHALNMRSQDIRELNSTIRRAQRRVIAAILGVGLLVVAAVLYGLEAGGPRVLGVSAAVWVAGIGGIWALLAAWPRRK, from the coding sequence GTGACGCCCGTGCTCCGCGCCGCACGCATCGGACGCGTGCTGTTGCGCTATCGCCTCGACGATCTGCTGGACGACACGCCGGTCGAACCCTGGCTGCGCCTGATGCGTCCTTTCGTGCCGAGTGCGTCGCGCGAGATCGCGGCGCAATCGCGCGGCGCGCGCCTGCGCCTGGCCTTGCAGGAACTCGGCCCGATCTTCGTCAAGTTCGGCCAGATCCTGTCCACGCGGCGCGACCTCGTGCCGCCGGACATCGCCCAGGAACTCACGCTGCTGCAGGACCGCGTCGCGCCCTTCGACGGCAACATGGCGCGCACGTTGGTGGAGCAGTCGCTCGCGCGGCCGATCGACGTCGCCTTCGCCAGCTTCGACACGACTCCGCTCGCATCGGCCTCCATCGCGCAGGTGCATGCGGCGACCTTGCATCCCGTGGGCGATGCGCCGCCGCGCGAAGTGGTGGTGAAGGTGTTGCGCCCCGGCATCGACAAGCAGATTTCCGCCGACGTCGCGCTGCTCAAGTCCATGGCCGCGCTGGTGGATCGCACGCATCCGTCCGCCGACAAGATCCGCCCGCGCGAGATCGTCGCCGAGATCGAGAACACGCTCGCCGCGGAACTCGACCTGCAGCGCGAAGCGGCGAACGCCTCGGTGCTGCGCCGCAACTGGCTGGATTCGAAGGACCTGTACGTCCCCGAGCCGATCTGGTCGCACACCGCCGAACGCGCGCTGACGATGGAACGCGTGCGCGGCATCCCGAGCGACGACATCGCCGCGCTCGACGCCGCCGGCATCGACCGCAAGGCGCTCGCGGCCAAGGGCGTGCGCGTGTTCTACACGCAAGTGTTCCGCGACAACTTCTTCCACGCCGATGCGCACGCCGGCAATATCTGGGTGGATTCCGAGCGCAAGACGGATCCGCGCTTCATCGCGCTGGACTTCGGCATCATGGGGCAGCTCTCCAGCGAGGATCAGTACTACCTCGCCGAGAACTTCATGGCGATCTTCAACCGCGACTACCGCCGCATCGCCGAGTTGCACGTGCAGGCCGGCTGGATGCCTTCGCACATCCGCATCGACGAGCTCGAGGCGGCGGCGCGCGCGGTGTGCGAGCCGTATTTCACGCGGCCGCTGTCGGAGATCTCGCTGGCCGAAGTGCTGATGAAGCTGTTCCGCACCGCGCAGCGCTACGAGCTCACCTTGCAGCCGCAGTTGATCCTGCTGCAGAAGACGCTGCTCAACATCGAAGGCGTCGGGCGCCAGCTCGATCCCAACATCGACATCTGGGCGGTCGCGCGCCCGGTGCTGGAACGCATCCTCGTGGAGCGTTACAGCCCGCAGCAACTCGCCGCCGAATTCCGCAAGCGCCTGCCCGAGATGGTGACGCGCGCGCCGGAAATGCCGCGCCTGCTGCACGCCTGGCTCACGCAGCAGGTGGAAGGCAAGCACGCGCTCAACATGCGTTCGCAGGACATCCGCGAGCTCAACAGCACGATCCGGCGCGCGCAGCGGCGCGTGATCGCCGCGATCCTCGGCGTGGGCCTGTTGGTGGTCGCGGCGGTGTTGTACGGGTTGGAAGCGGGTGGCCCGCGCGTGCTCGGTGTGTCGGCTGCGGTTTGGGTCGCCGGCATCGGCGGGATCTGGGCCCTGCTCGCGGCCTGGCCACGCAGGAAGTGA
- a CDS encoding pseudouridine synthase, with product MEGEAPSALAVLFRDDALAVVDKPAGLMVHDSALARGETDFAADRLREQFSRPIFLVHRLDRATSGCLLLAFDRDIASALGKTLMVRDVEKDYLAVCRGWPAEERFTIDHPLDGGPGKPVKKPAQTSFERLATCELEMPSAGFPTSRYALLRAHPLTGRFRQIRRHLKHVSHHLIGDTSHGDGRHNRAFRMMGIHRMLLHARRLAFDHPATGARIEVRAPLDAEFAKALVLFGDVPGA from the coding sequence ATGGAAGGCGAGGCGCCTTCGGCGCTCGCGGTGCTGTTTCGCGACGACGCGCTGGCGGTGGTCGACAAACCTGCGGGCCTGATGGTCCACGACAGTGCGCTCGCGCGCGGCGAAACCGACTTCGCCGCCGATCGACTGCGTGAACAGTTCTCGCGCCCGATCTTCCTCGTGCATCGCCTCGACCGTGCGACGAGCGGTTGCCTGCTGCTCGCTTTCGATCGCGACATCGCCTCCGCCCTCGGCAAGACCCTGATGGTGCGCGACGTGGAGAAGGATTACCTCGCGGTGTGCCGCGGCTGGCCGGCCGAGGAGCGCTTCACCATCGACCATCCGCTCGACGGCGGCCCGGGCAAGCCGGTGAAGAAGCCGGCGCAGACCAGCTTCGAACGCCTGGCCACGTGCGAGCTGGAGATGCCGTCCGCGGGGTTTCCGACTTCACGCTACGCGTTGTTGCGCGCACATCCGCTGACGGGGCGTTTCCGCCAGATCCGCCGCCACCTCAAGCACGTCTCGCACCATCTGATCGGCGACACGAGCCACGGCGACGGGCGCCACAACCGTGCCTTCCGCATGATGGGCATCCATCGGATGTTGCTGCATGCGCGACGCTTGGCGTTCGACCATCCCGCAACGGGCGCGCGCATCGAAGTGCGCGCGCCGCTGGATGCGGAATTTGCGAAGGCGTTGGTGTTGTTCGGCGACGTGCCGGGCGCCTGA
- a CDS encoding DUF2059 domain-containing protein: MRRLVLSIALALAAPLAFAGTPTDAQVDRLFDVMHTRQTLETTLGQMETMQDQMIAKMTADKPMSAEEKARLDRVMAISRTRVRETLAWDKIAPLFRKIYAESFDSADVDALIAFYGSPAGQHFIERMPVAMQKTMTAMQDLVVPMLQQMQQDLQKEMAAQADPVPVDVQ, translated from the coding sequence ATGCGCCGTCTCGTCCTTTCCATCGCCCTCGCGCTTGCCGCGCCGCTCGCCTTCGCCGGCACGCCGACCGATGCGCAAGTCGATCGCCTGTTCGACGTCATGCACACGCGCCAGACGCTCGAGACCACGCTGGGCCAGATGGAAACCATGCAGGACCAGATGATCGCGAAGATGACCGCCGACAAGCCGATGAGCGCCGAGGAAAAGGCCAGGCTCGATCGCGTCATGGCCATCAGCCGCACGCGCGTGCGCGAAACGCTGGCGTGGGACAAGATCGCGCCGCTCTTCCGCAAGATCTACGCGGAATCCTTCGACAGCGCGGACGTGGATGCACTGATTGCCTTCTACGGCTCGCCCGCCGGCCAGCACTTCATCGAAAGGATGCCGGTGGCGATGCAGAAGACGATGACGGCGATGCAGGACCTCGTCGTGCCGATGCTGCAGCAGATGCAGCAGGATCTGCAGAAGGAAATGGCCGCGCAGGCCGACCCTGTTCCCGTCGACGTGCAGTAA
- the arfB gene encoding alternative ribosome rescue aminoacyl-tRNA hydrolase ArfB: MLEIDDKLAIPDEELVERFVRSSGPGGQNVNKVATAVELRFDIAGSPSLPEPVRARLLAKRDRRVTDEGVLVLSAQRFRTQDRNREDARERLRAFIESGLRAPKPRIATRPSRAAKQRRLDEKRGRSTIKRDRASKNWD, from the coding sequence ATGCTCGAGATCGACGACAAGCTGGCCATCCCCGACGAAGAACTCGTCGAACGCTTCGTGCGTTCGTCGGGTCCCGGCGGGCAGAACGTCAACAAGGTCGCCACCGCAGTCGAACTGCGCTTCGACATCGCCGGCTCGCCGAGCCTGCCCGAGCCGGTCCGCGCGCGCCTGCTCGCCAAGCGCGATCGCCGCGTCACGGATGAAGGCGTGCTGGTCCTGAGCGCGCAGCGCTTCCGTACCCAGGATCGCAATCGGGAAGACGCACGCGAGCGCCTGCGCGCCTTCATCGAGAGCGGCCTGCGGGCGCCGAAGCCGCGCATCGCCACGCGGCCGTCGCGCGCCGCCAAACAACGCCGACTGGACGAAAAGCGCGGACGCAGTACGATCAAACGCGATCGCGCGTCGAAGAACTGGGACTGA
- a CDS encoding lysophospholipid acyltransferase family protein → MPRKPDEAGYILPLPPSAPRVKSSAFGRWFGRTLLRLGGWRMVGEFPDLAKVVLIGAPHSSNWDGIWGLGAKLALGLDIRILGKHQLFWWPLGPILRKIGVVAVDRSAASGVVEQAASMIAQADQFWFGLAPEGTRKPVERWKPGFWKIAKAANVPVLPAYFHYPEKIIGIGPVFELTDDMPGDIARIRAWYRPWQGRHHGTP, encoded by the coding sequence ATGCCACGCAAGCCAGACGAGGCGGGTTACATCCTGCCGCTCCCGCCTTCCGCCCCGCGCGTGAAATCCAGCGCGTTCGGGCGCTGGTTCGGCCGCACCCTCCTGCGCCTGGGCGGCTGGCGCATGGTCGGGGAGTTCCCGGACCTGGCGAAGGTGGTCCTGATCGGCGCGCCGCATTCCTCGAACTGGGACGGCATCTGGGGGCTCGGTGCCAAGCTCGCCCTCGGCCTGGACATCCGGATCCTCGGCAAGCACCAGCTGTTCTGGTGGCCGCTCGGCCCGATCCTCAGGAAGATCGGGGTGGTGGCCGTCGACCGCAGTGCCGCAAGCGGCGTTGTGGAACAAGCTGCGTCAATGATTGCCCAAGCCGATCAGTTCTGGTTCGGCCTGGCGCCCGAGGGCACCCGCAAGCCCGTCGAGCGCTGGAAGCCCGGGTTCTGGAAAATCGCAAAAGCGGCCAACGTGCCGGTATTGCCTGCGTACTTCCACTATCCGGAGAAAATCATCGGCATCGGGCCGGTCTTTGAGCTTACCGATGACATGCCCGGGGACATCGCCCGGATCCGCGCCTGGTACCGCCCTTGGCAGGGCCGCCACCACGGAACCCCCTGA
- a CDS encoding NAD-dependent epimerase/dehydratase family protein, which produces MHILITGGAGFIGSHLVDLHLARGDQVHVVDDLSTGVRANLAAHDDNPNFRFDEADILTFDKIERVVGWADRIYHLAAVVGVYRVLAEPTKVLATNIAGCERLLRAAHAGSWKPQVVLASSSEVYGHNDEEILREDQDLSVSTRAGTRWGYSVSKIADEALGLSYAQRYGIPAVIARFFNTVGPRQVGRYGMVVPRFVSAAVRNEPITVFGGGKQTRSFCDARDTVVALDALADRAGRNTVVANVGNDREISILELAELVIERAGSRSPIQHATLREAYGEDFEDIRRRRPSLARLRSLTGFEHKFALERTIDDLIAIERTKLEEGRDGYCTLVRPQSERAA; this is translated from the coding sequence ATGCACATCCTCATTACCGGAGGGGCCGGCTTCATCGGCTCCCACCTCGTCGACCTCCACCTTGCGCGAGGCGACCAGGTCCATGTGGTCGACGATCTGTCGACCGGCGTGCGCGCGAACCTCGCGGCCCACGACGACAACCCGAACTTCCGCTTCGACGAAGCCGACATCCTGACCTTCGACAAGATCGAACGCGTCGTGGGCTGGGCCGACCGCATCTACCACCTCGCGGCCGTCGTCGGTGTGTACCGCGTGCTCGCCGAACCGACGAAGGTGCTCGCCACCAACATCGCCGGTTGCGAGCGCCTGCTGCGCGCCGCGCACGCCGGCAGTTGGAAGCCGCAGGTGGTGCTGGCCTCCAGCTCGGAGGTGTACGGCCACAACGACGAAGAGATCCTGCGCGAAGACCAGGACCTGTCAGTCAGCACGCGCGCAGGCACGCGTTGGGGTTACTCGGTGAGCAAGATCGCCGACGAAGCGCTGGGTCTGTCGTACGCGCAGCGCTACGGCATCCCCGCGGTGATCGCACGCTTCTTCAACACCGTGGGTCCGCGGCAGGTCGGCCGTTACGGCATGGTCGTGCCGCGCTTCGTCTCGGCGGCCGTGCGCAACGAACCGATCACGGTCTTCGGCGGCGGCAAGCAGACGCGTTCGTTCTGCGATGCGCGCGACACGGTGGTGGCGCTGGATGCGCTCGCCGACCGCGCGGGCCGCAACACGGTCGTCGCCAACGTCGGCAACGATCGCGAGATCAGCATCCTGGAACTCGCCGAGCTCGTGATCGAGCGCGCCGGCAGTCGTTCCCCCATCCAGCACGCCACGCTGCGCGAGGCCTACGGCGAGGATTTCGAAGACATCCGCCGCCGCCGGCCGAGCCTCGCGCGCTTGCGCTCCCTCACCGGGTTCGAACACAAGTTCGCGCTCGAGCGCACGATCGACGATCTGATCGCGATCGAACGCACCAAACTGGAAGAAGGTCGCGATGGCTACTGCACCCTGGTTCGTCCTCAGTCCGAACGCGCTGCTTAG